One genomic segment of Actinoplanes ianthinogenes includes these proteins:
- the adhE gene encoding bifunctional acetaldehyde-CoA/alcohol dehydrogenase, which yields MTVQPTDVTIEVDALVTAALKALAEYDGFDQEKIDYIVKKASVAALDRHAALAQLAVEETGRGVFEDKAVKNIFACEHVTHSMAKLRTVGVISHDEISGITEIADPVGVVAGITPVTNPTSTTVFKALIALKTRNPIVFAFHPAAQRCSAEAARIVRDAAVAAGAPENCVQWIEHPSVEATTALMHHPGVATILATGGNAMVRAAYSAGKPALGVGAGNVPAYIEATAKLSRAVNDIVLSKSFDNGMICASEQAAIIDDEIYGAALDEFRGLRAHVATADEKRLLEEYIFGAGGLNPKVVGQPAAWIAEQAGFTVPPQTSIILAEVGEIGPREPLTREKLCPVLAVLRVHSREEGLRAALQMVEFHGLGHSAVIHTADEQLVIEFGRRVKAVRVIWNSPASQGGIGDMYNAFLPSLTLGCGSYGHNSVSNNVSAANLINVKRIGRRTNNLQWFKVPSKIYFEPHAIRYLSDMPDVRRVTVVTDETMTRLGFVERIDRVLQSRPNRVVLQIIDDVEPEPRMTTVERGAELMRSFHPDTIIALGGGSAMDAAKVMWLKYEHPEVDFDDMREKFFDIRKRAFTFPTLGEKASLVCIPTTSGTGAEVTPFAVITDHRTGKKYPLADYALTPTVAIVDPALTASLPRVIAADSGFDALTHAIEAYVSVYANDFTDGLALHAIRLIFANLEKSVVHGDSEARERMHNAGTIAGMAFGSAFLGIVHAMSHTLGATFHVAHGRTNAVLLPHVIRYNGTTPSKLSGWPKYENYRAPQRFADIAAMLGLPATTPAEAVEALAAAVETLRTAVGIESSFAELGVDEKAFLAALPQQALNAYEDQCAPANPRMPMLGDMQELMRAAYYRTECP from the coding sequence GTGACCGTTCAGCCCACCGATGTCACGATCGAGGTGGACGCCCTGGTGACCGCCGCTCTCAAGGCGCTCGCCGAGTACGACGGCTTCGACCAGGAGAAGATCGACTACATCGTCAAGAAGGCCTCGGTCGCGGCCCTCGACCGGCATGCGGCGCTCGCCCAGCTGGCCGTGGAGGAGACCGGCCGGGGTGTCTTCGAGGACAAGGCGGTCAAGAACATCTTCGCCTGCGAGCACGTCACGCACAGCATGGCGAAGCTGCGCACGGTCGGCGTGATCAGCCACGACGAGATCAGCGGGATCACCGAGATCGCCGACCCGGTCGGCGTGGTCGCCGGCATCACCCCGGTCACCAACCCCACGTCGACGACCGTCTTCAAGGCGCTGATCGCGCTGAAGACCCGCAACCCGATCGTCTTCGCCTTCCACCCGGCCGCCCAGCGGTGCAGCGCCGAGGCCGCCCGGATCGTGCGGGACGCCGCGGTCGCCGCGGGCGCGCCGGAGAACTGCGTGCAGTGGATCGAGCACCCGTCGGTCGAGGCCACCACGGCGCTCATGCACCACCCGGGGGTCGCGACGATCCTGGCCACCGGCGGCAACGCCATGGTCCGCGCGGCGTACTCGGCCGGTAAGCCCGCCCTGGGCGTCGGCGCCGGCAACGTGCCGGCCTACATCGAGGCCACCGCGAAGCTGTCCCGCGCGGTCAACGACATCGTGCTCTCGAAGTCCTTCGACAACGGCATGATCTGCGCGTCCGAGCAGGCCGCGATCATCGACGACGAGATCTACGGCGCGGCGCTGGACGAGTTCCGCGGCCTGCGCGCCCACGTCGCCACGGCCGACGAGAAGCGCCTGCTGGAGGAGTACATCTTCGGGGCCGGTGGCCTCAACCCGAAGGTGGTGGGACAGCCGGCGGCCTGGATCGCCGAGCAGGCGGGGTTCACCGTCCCGCCCCAGACCTCGATCATCCTGGCCGAGGTGGGCGAGATCGGGCCCCGCGAGCCGCTGACCCGGGAGAAGCTCTGCCCGGTCCTGGCGGTGCTGCGGGTGCACTCCCGCGAGGAGGGGCTGCGCGCCGCGCTCCAGATGGTGGAGTTCCACGGACTCGGCCACAGCGCCGTGATCCACACTGCGGACGAACAGCTGGTCATCGAGTTCGGCCGGCGGGTCAAGGCGGTACGGGTGATCTGGAACTCGCCGGCCTCGCAGGGCGGCATCGGCGACATGTACAACGCGTTCCTGCCCTCGCTGACCCTCGGCTGCGGCAGTTACGGGCACAACTCGGTGTCCAACAACGTGTCGGCGGCCAACCTGATCAACGTGAAGCGGATCGGCCGGCGGACCAACAACCTCCAGTGGTTCAAGGTGCCGTCGAAGATCTACTTCGAGCCGCACGCGATCCGGTACCTCAGCGACATGCCGGACGTGCGGCGGGTCACCGTGGTCACCGACGAGACGATGACCCGGCTCGGATTCGTCGAGCGCATCGACCGGGTGCTCCAGAGCCGGCCGAACCGGGTGGTCCTCCAGATCATCGACGACGTGGAGCCGGAGCCCCGGATGACCACCGTCGAACGTGGCGCGGAGCTGATGCGCTCGTTCCACCCGGACACCATCATCGCGCTCGGCGGCGGCTCGGCGATGGACGCCGCCAAGGTGATGTGGCTCAAGTACGAGCACCCGGAGGTTGACTTCGACGACATGCGGGAGAAGTTCTTCGACATCCGCAAGCGGGCGTTCACCTTCCCGACGCTGGGGGAGAAGGCCAGCCTGGTCTGCATCCCGACCACCTCCGGGACCGGTGCCGAGGTGACCCCGTTCGCGGTGATCACCGACCACCGGACCGGCAAGAAGTACCCGCTCGCCGACTACGCGCTCACCCCGACCGTGGCGATCGTCGACCCGGCGCTGACCGCGAGCCTGCCCCGGGTGATCGCCGCGGACAGCGGGTTCGACGCGCTCACCCACGCGATCGAGGCGTACGTGTCGGTGTACGCCAACGACTTCACCGACGGCCTGGCGCTGCACGCCATCCGGCTGATCTTCGCCAACCTGGAGAAGTCGGTGGTGCACGGCGACAGCGAGGCCCGGGAGCGGATGCACAACGCCGGCACCATCGCCGGGATGGCGTTCGGCAGCGCCTTCCTCGGGATCGTGCACGCCATGTCGCACACGCTCGGCGCCACCTTCCACGTCGCGCACGGCCGGACGAACGCGGTCCTGCTCCCGCACGTCATCCGCTACAACGGCACCACCCCGTCGAAGCTCTCTGGCTGGCCCAAGTACGAGAACTACCGGGCGCCGCAGCGCTTCGCCGACATCGCGGCGATGCTGGGGCTGCCGGCGACGACCCCGGCCGAGGCGGTCGAGGCCCTCGCGGCGGCGGTGGAGACGCTGCGGACGGCGGTGGGGATCGAGTCGTCGTTCGCGGAACTCGGTGTGGACGAGAAGGCGTTTCTAGCGGCGCTGCCGCAGCAGGCCCTCAACGCGTACGAGGACCAGTGCGCCCCGGCCAACCCGCGGATGCCGATGCTCGGCGACATGCAGGAGTTGATGCGCGCCGCGTATTACCGGACCGAGTGCCCGTAG
- a CDS encoding GlsB/YeaQ/YmgE family stress response membrane protein encodes MEITGFLTAIIIGLIIGALGRLVVPGKQNIPIWLTLLIGVVAALLGTFLAAAIGVADTRGIDWIELALQVGLAAVGVALVAGVRGRRHY; translated from the coding sequence GTGGAAATCACCGGATTCCTCACCGCGATCATCATCGGCCTGATCATCGGAGCGCTCGGCCGGCTCGTGGTCCCCGGCAAGCAGAACATCCCGATCTGGCTCACCCTGCTCATCGGCGTGGTCGCCGCCCTGCTCGGCACGTTCCTCGCCGCCGCCATCGGCGTGGCCGACACCCGCGGCATCGACTGGATCGAGCTCGCCCTCCAGGTGGGCCTCGCCGCGGTCGGCGTCGCCCTCGTGGCCGGGGTCCGGGGACGACGCCACTACTGA